AAATCCTGTGCCTTACTTTGTAATTCCATTTGCAACGCTTCTTTTTCACTTTCGCTCATAGCAGCACTGTCACGCTGAAACTTTTCTCGCAGGCGTTTACCCTCTTCTTCCAGCTTTTTTAACTCGTTAATCTGGCCTCCGAAACGCTCTTCGGCTTTCTTGGCATAGGCTTTCGCCGCGTCAGACTCCATCATCGCCATTTGGTAATTAACGACAGCTATTTTGGTTTCCGCCTGGACACCCGATACCGCTAAAAAACCCAAGGCCAGAATTAC
The DNA window shown above is from Aestuariirhabdus haliotis and carries:
- a CDS encoding OmpH family outer membrane protein encodes the protein MNKFMQLVILALGFLAVSGVQAETKIAVVNYQMAMMESDAAKAYAKKAEERFGGQINELKKLEEEGKRLREKFQRDSAAMSESEKEALQMELQSKAQDFEYKSKQLQSQKNQADRAEIDALRPKLEKAIKAVVAEGGYDLVLERSSLVFASPAIDITPKVIQQLNKGS